A single window of Mycolicibacterium aurum DNA harbors:
- a CDS encoding cupin domain-containing protein, which produces MTSTTVPPFLVTSGFWQTLPQMSLEQYPGTEGFIDDVYANPNGVPMCSGYFELRNTDAPLDYYYDYDEMKVVLEGEFRLENVDTGQTQIAKAKDAIFFPKGSRILFSTPTRALAFYVGYRSFAP; this is translated from the coding sequence ATGACGAGTACCACCGTTCCGCCGTTCCTGGTGACATCAGGTTTCTGGCAGACCCTGCCCCAGATGTCTCTGGAGCAGTACCCGGGCACCGAGGGCTTCATCGACGATGTCTACGCCAATCCCAATGGCGTGCCGATGTGTTCGGGCTACTTCGAGCTTCGCAACACCGATGCTCCGCTGGACTACTACTACGACTACGACGAGATGAAGGTCGTGCTGGAGGGCGAGTTCCGGCTGGAGAACGTCGACACCGGGCAAACCCAGATTGCCAAGGCCAAGGATGCGATTTTCTTTCCGAAGGGCTCACGGATCCTGTTCTCCACGCCCACCCGGGCGCTGGCGTTCTATGTCGGCTACCGCTCGTTTGCGCCCTGA
- a CDS encoding lysylphosphatidylglycerol synthase transmembrane domain-containing protein — protein MRVDGQDVAVTGNLLQPLTRRTNDILRLTLAGVFLVVVVTSSLITRYEWDALERSISGIVGVLSPAQSNTVYLIYGIAILGLPFFIFIGLIAAKQWKLLGAYAAAGVIAILALSITGNGIAAPSWHFDLSERLDTVLSQFLDDPRWIAMLAAVLTVSGPWLPARWRHWWWALLLAFVPIHLVVSAVVPARSLLGLAVGWFVGALVVLVVGTPALEVPLDGAVRALARRDFRASALKVIRPSGQGPLVLTATEDAAGDREHNGVAVVELYGPHQRGGGFLRQFWVKLRLRDSETAPIQTSMRRAVEHRALMALAVGNLGMANTTPIAVAPLERGWTMFAHKPVQGTSIGNCAEQTPVTRVWDSLGVLHSQQISHGDLRSTEITVVNGTPLFGGFAYAEFGASDAQLHTDIAQLLITTTDLYGAPKAVAAAITVFGHESVLAASRRLTKVAVPKRIRSSVRDAGTAMSTVRDEVKQQTGADKIKAATITRFTRNQLIQMVLLVALVYVAYPFISSAPAFFSELQSANWWWALAGLAVSALKYLGAAAALWACADGQVKFRTLTIMQVANTFAATTTPAGVGGLALSTRFLQKGGLGALRATTAVALQQSVQVITHITLLIVFSAAAGASANLSRFVPSATVLYLIAGAALGGIGVSLFVPKLRRWLATAVRPRLKEVLDDLVLLAREPKRLALIVLGCASTTLGAALALWASIEAFGGDASFVTVTIVTMVGGTLASAAPTPGGVGAVEAALIGGLAAFGVPAAVAVPSVLLYRILTCWLPVFVGWPIMRWLTKKEMV, from the coding sequence ATGCGAGTTGACGGGCAGGACGTCGCTGTCACGGGCAACCTGCTCCAGCCGTTGACCCGCCGAACCAACGACATCCTGCGCCTCACCCTGGCCGGCGTGTTCCTGGTCGTGGTGGTCACCAGCTCGCTGATCACCCGCTATGAGTGGGACGCACTGGAGCGGTCCATCTCCGGCATCGTCGGCGTCCTGAGCCCTGCCCAGTCCAACACCGTGTATCTGATCTACGGCATCGCGATCCTGGGCCTGCCGTTCTTCATCTTCATCGGGCTCATCGCCGCCAAGCAGTGGAAACTGCTCGGTGCCTATGCCGCCGCGGGAGTCATCGCGATCCTGGCGTTGTCCATCACGGGTAACGGCATCGCCGCGCCCAGCTGGCACTTCGACCTGAGCGAACGCCTCGACACGGTGCTGTCGCAGTTTCTCGACGACCCTCGGTGGATCGCCATGCTCGCCGCGGTGCTCACGGTGTCAGGACCCTGGCTTCCCGCTCGGTGGCGGCACTGGTGGTGGGCGCTGCTGCTGGCCTTCGTGCCGATTCATCTGGTCGTCAGCGCGGTGGTGCCGGCGCGCTCGCTGCTGGGCCTCGCGGTGGGGTGGTTCGTCGGTGCGCTCGTCGTCCTCGTCGTCGGCACCCCCGCACTGGAGGTGCCGCTCGACGGCGCGGTGCGGGCGCTGGCGCGTCGCGATTTCCGGGCGTCCGCGCTGAAGGTGATCCGCCCGTCCGGGCAGGGGCCGCTCGTGCTGACGGCCACCGAGGACGCGGCCGGCGACCGGGAACACAACGGCGTCGCGGTCGTCGAACTCTACGGACCGCATCAGCGTGGCGGGGGATTCCTGCGGCAGTTCTGGGTGAAGTTGCGCCTGCGCGACAGCGAGACCGCACCCATCCAGACCTCGATGCGCCGCGCGGTGGAGCACCGGGCGCTGATGGCCCTCGCCGTCGGGAACCTCGGGATGGCCAACACCACGCCGATCGCGGTGGCGCCGCTGGAGCGCGGGTGGACGATGTTCGCGCACAAGCCCGTTCAGGGCACCTCGATCGGCAACTGCGCCGAGCAGACACCGGTCACCCGGGTCTGGGATTCGCTCGGCGTGCTGCACAGCCAGCAGATCTCCCATGGCGATCTGCGCAGCACCGAGATCACCGTCGTCAACGGCACCCCACTGTTCGGCGGGTTCGCCTACGCCGAGTTCGGCGCCTCCGACGCGCAGCTGCACACCGATATCGCGCAGCTTCTGATCACCACCACCGACCTGTACGGCGCACCGAAGGCCGTCGCGGCCGCGATCACGGTCTTCGGGCACGAATCGGTACTGGCCGCATCCCGTCGCCTTACCAAAGTCGCTGTCCCCAAACGTATTCGGTCATCTGTGCGGGACGCGGGCACCGCGATGTCCACTGTCCGCGACGAGGTCAAGCAGCAGACCGGCGCAGACAAGATCAAGGCCGCGACCATCACCCGGTTCACCCGCAATCAGCTCATCCAGATGGTGCTGCTGGTCGCGCTCGTCTACGTCGCCTATCCATTCATCAGCTCGGCTCCCGCGTTCTTCTCCGAGCTGCAGTCGGCCAACTGGTGGTGGGCGCTGGCCGGGCTGGCCGTCTCGGCGCTGAAGTATCTCGGTGCGGCGGCGGCGCTGTGGGCGTGCGCCGACGGCCAGGTGAAGTTCCGGACGCTGACGATCATGCAGGTGGCCAACACCTTCGCCGCCACGACGACGCCGGCGGGTGTCGGCGGACTGGCTTTGAGCACCCGGTTCCTGCAGAAGGGGGGACTCGGCGCGCTACGCGCCACCACCGCGGTGGCGCTGCAGCAGTCGGTGCAGGTGATCACGCACATCACGCTTCTGATCGTGTTCAGCGCGGCCGCGGGTGCGTCGGCGAACCTGTCGCGGTTCGTGCCCAGCGCCACGGTGCTGTACCTGATCGCCGGCGCCGCACTCGGTGGCATCGGCGTCTCGCTGTTCGTCCCGAAGCTGCGCCGGTGGCTGGCCACCGCGGTCCGCCCGCGTCTGAAGGAAGTGCTCGACGACCTCGTCCTGCTCGCCCGTGAGCCCAAGCGCCTCGCGCTGATCGTGCTGGGCTGTGCGTCCACCACACTCGGTGCGGCGTTGGCGTTGTGGGCCAGCATCGAGGCCTTCGGCGGAGACGCCAGCTTCGTCACCGTCACCATCGTCACGATGGTCGGCGGCACGCTCGCCTCAGCCGCGCCGACGCCCGGTGGTGTCGGCGCCGTGGAGGCGGCGCTGATCGGCGGGCTGGCGGCCTTCGGGGTGCCCGCCGCCGTGGCGGTGCCGTCGGTGCTGCTGTACCGGATCTTGACGTGCTGGCTGCCGGTGTTCGTCGGCTGGCCGATCATGCGGTGGCTGACCAAGAAAGAAATGGTCTGA
- the recD gene encoding exodeoxyribonuclease V subunit alpha, translated as MTVEAFAELFEPADIHVAQRLTALGEENDDTVALAVALAVRALRSGSVCVDLRSVADQIGAPELPWPPPDEWLQAVRASALADRKVLRVYSDASADLLYLDRYWHEEQQVCDDVLALLTSRPPTGGTAGLARLFPDGWEEQRAAAEVALAQRLTVLTGGPGTGKTTTVARLLAAIAEQAELAGAAPPRVALAAPTGKAAARLAEAVNLEVGQLAAVDQGRLSGLRATTLHRLLGSRPDTSSRFRHHRDNHLPHDVIVVDETSMVSLTMMARLLEAVRPDARLIFVGDPDQLASVDAGAVLADLVEGLGTGASEATGVVELRTSHRFGKTIGALALAIRSGDADTAVDLLRAGEDRISWLDTDDPSEALRPSLVARAAELRQAALLGDAGTALAILDTHRLLCAHRQGPFGVTQWNRRVERWLADQTGQPTWAPWYPGRPLLVTANDYGLGVYNGDTGVVVAAPDGLRAHIGSLQFAPSRLGEVETMFAMTIHKSQGSQADEVTVLLPPEDSRLLTRELFYTAVTRARKRVQVVGSESSVRAAIGRRATRASGLSRRLSSRPAQ; from the coding sequence ATGACGGTCGAGGCGTTCGCGGAGTTGTTCGAGCCGGCGGATATCCATGTCGCGCAACGGCTGACGGCGCTGGGCGAGGAGAACGACGACACCGTGGCGCTGGCGGTCGCGCTGGCCGTGCGGGCGTTGCGCAGCGGCTCGGTGTGCGTGGACCTGCGGTCGGTGGCGGATCAGATCGGTGCACCGGAGCTGCCGTGGCCGCCGCCGGATGAGTGGCTACAGGCGGTGCGAGCGAGCGCGCTGGCGGACCGAAAGGTGCTGCGGGTGTACTCCGATGCATCCGCGGATCTGCTCTACCTCGACCGCTACTGGCACGAGGAGCAGCAGGTGTGCGACGACGTCCTCGCGCTGCTGACGTCGCGACCGCCGACCGGCGGCACCGCCGGCCTCGCGCGGCTGTTCCCCGACGGCTGGGAAGAGCAGCGGGCGGCCGCGGAAGTGGCTCTGGCCCAACGCTTGACGGTTCTCACCGGCGGTCCGGGCACCGGAAAGACGACGACGGTTGCGCGGCTGCTCGCCGCGATCGCCGAGCAGGCGGAGCTCGCGGGGGCGGCGCCGCCCCGGGTGGCGCTGGCGGCGCCGACGGGCAAGGCCGCGGCCCGGCTCGCCGAGGCGGTGAACCTGGAGGTCGGCCAGCTCGCCGCGGTGGATCAGGGACGGCTGTCCGGCCTGCGCGCGACCACGCTGCACCGGCTGCTGGGTAGCCGGCCCGATACGTCGTCGCGGTTCCGCCATCACCGCGACAACCATCTCCCCCACGACGTGATCGTCGTCGACGAGACGTCCATGGTGTCGCTGACGATGATGGCCCGGCTGCTGGAGGCGGTGCGTCCGGACGCCCGTCTCATCTTCGTCGGGGATCCCGATCAGCTGGCATCGGTCGACGCCGGCGCGGTGCTGGCCGACCTGGTGGAGGGGCTCGGCACCGGGGCGAGCGAAGCGACGGGGGTGGTCGAGTTGCGGACGTCGCACCGGTTCGGCAAGACGATCGGTGCGCTGGCGCTGGCGATCCGCAGCGGCGATGCCGACACCGCGGTCGATCTGTTGCGCGCCGGCGAGGACAGGATCTCCTGGCTCGACACCGACGACCCGTCGGAGGCGTTGCGGCCGAGCCTGGTCGCGCGGGCGGCGGAACTGCGTCAGGCCGCGCTGCTGGGTGACGCCGGGACGGCGCTGGCCATCCTCGACACTCACCGGCTGCTGTGTGCCCACCGCCAGGGTCCGTTCGGGGTGACGCAGTGGAACCGCCGGGTGGAGCGCTGGTTGGCCGACCAGACGGGGCAACCGACGTGGGCGCCGTGGTACCCCGGCCGTCCGCTGCTGGTCACCGCCAACGATTACGGCCTCGGTGTCTACAACGGCGACACCGGCGTCGTGGTGGCGGCGCCGGACGGGCTGCGCGCCCACATCGGTTCGCTGCAGTTCGCGCCGAGCCGGCTGGGCGAGGTCGAGACGATGTTCGCGATGACGATCCACAAGAGCCAGGGCAGCCAGGCCGACGAGGTGACGGTGTTGCTGCCCCCGGAGGATTCTCGGCTGTTGACCCGGGAGCTGTTCTACACCGCCGTCACCCGTGCCAGGAAACGCGTCCAGGTCGTCGGCTCCGAGTCCTCGGTGCGCGCGGCGATCGGCAGGCGCGCCACCCGCGCCTCCGGGCTCTCCCGCCGGCTGAGCTCGCGACCGGCCCAGTAG